In Embleya scabrispora, the DNA window GGGGACCCCACGATGACCGACTCGGACACACTGCCCACCACCCCGTCCCTCGAGGATTGCCTCGCCGTGCTCGGCGCGCTGTCCGACCTCGCGCCCGACGCCCCGGAGCGGCGCGCGATCGAGCGGGCTCTGGCCTCCTTCAACCGTTCGGGCCGCCATCGTCGCCGCGCCGAGCAGCGCGAACTGCGCACCCGGGAGCGGACCGAGGTGACCGAGCGGACCGCGCTCGGCGCCGTCGACCGGGTCGAGGACGTCGCCTTGGACGACACCGGGCTGCCCTCCTGCGTCGGCGTGGTCGAGATGGGCCTGCGCTGCTACATCTGCAAGCAGCCCTATCGACGCGTCGACGGCTTCTACCACCGACTGTGCCCGCCGTGCGCCGCAGAGAACCGGGAGCGCCGACACGCGCGCACCGACCTGAGCGGCCGACTGGCCCTGGTCACCGGCGGGCGGGTGAAGGTCGGCCACGAACTGGTGCTCAAACTGCTGCGCGACGGCGCGGAGGTGATCGTCACCTCCCGGTTCCCGCACGACACGCGCCGACGATTCGCCGCCGCGCCCGACCACGACCTCTGGGCGCATCGGCTGCGGGTGCACCCGATCGACCTGCGCGATCTGGGCGGGCTCGTCGCGTGGTGCGACCGCCTGGTGGCCGAGGGGCGCCCCCTGGACATCCTGGTCAACAACGCCGCGCAGACGATCCGTCGACCCGCGTCGGCGTACGGGCCGCTGCTCGCGGCCGAGCGGGCGGCGTTGGGCGCGGGCGCGTTCGTGCCCCGATTCGAACTCGGCGCGGCGCCGGGGGTACCGGTGCCCGGGTACGAGCCGGGGTCGGATCCCGTTCCGGTGGACCCGGCCGGGCTGATCCCGGACCGCGCCTCGGCCAACTCGTGGTCCCAGCGGGTGGACGAGGTGGATCCGGTGGAACTGCTCGAGGTGCAACTCGTCAATGTGACCGCCCCGTTCGTCCTGGTCGGTCGGCTGTTGCCGCTGCTGCGCTCGGCTCCGGCCGAGCGGCGCTACATCGTCAACGTCTCGGCGGTGGAGGGTCAGTTCGGGCGGGCGTACAAGTCGGCCGGGCACCCGCACACCAACATGGCCAAGGCCGCGCTGAACATGCTCACCCGCACCAGCGCCGAGGAACTGGCCGCGCGGGGCGTGTACATGACGAGCGTCGACACGGGGTGGATCACCGACGAGAAGCCGGCCCCGGACAAGGAGCGGGTCGCCGCGGCCGGGTTCCGCACACCCCTGGACATCGTGGACGGCGCGGCCCGGGTGTACGACCCGATCGTGCGCGGGGAGCGGGGGCAGGCGCCCTACGGCTGCTTCCTCAAGGATTATCGGGTCGCGCCCTGGTGACGCGCTCGCCCCGGTGATCGTTCACCGAGCGAGCCCGCAGCGCGCCGCGGCGGTCGGTCGTGACCGTCGGGACGCGCTGCGGGGGATCGCCGGAACCGGCGATCGGGGGCCGGGCGCCGGGGGGCGGCGCCCGGGAGTCCGGGCGGCCGACATCAGTCGGCTTCGGCCAGGATCAGGTAGAGCCGCTTGCGGGTGTCGGTGACCACTTCGAGCGCCTTGGCCCGCTGGGCCTCGGTGCCGTTGGACATCAACTGGCGCAGTGCGTCGCCGATGCCGTGCATGGCCGAGCGCATGTCGTGGACGGCCTCGAAGTCGACGCCCTGGCTGGCCTCGTCCCACGGCTTGGTGTCCTCGGGCAGGGCGGCGGCCTCCTCGCGGCCGGCGTCGGTCAGCGTGAACAGCTTGCGGCCGCTGCCCTCGACGCCCTCGATCACGCCCTCGTCCTCGAGGAGTTGGAGCGTCGGGTAGACCGAGCCGGGGCTGGGCTTCCACACGCCGCCGGTGCGTTCGCCGATCTCCTGGATCATCTCGTAGCCGTGCATCGGCCGTTCGGTGAGCAGGGCCAGGATCGAGGCCCGCACGTCGCCGCGCCGGGCACGACCGCCGCGCCCGCGGCCTCGCCCGCGCCCCTCCGGTCCGCCACGCCCACCGTGACCGTGCCCGCGTCCCCACGGACCCTGGGGCGGCGGGCCCCACGATCCGAAGGCCGGGCGGTTGTGCTCTTCGTCGCCCCAACGGGAGCGTCCTTTACTGCGGTGCATGAGTTTTCTCCTTGATTCGACGCGGACAGCCCGTATGCCCCGAAGGGAACGAGGGTGCTCCGCGATTTTGTGAACATATCGCGATCGTTCGCGATGGCTCAACGATATATCGGTACTGCTCGTTGCGCAAGCATGGAATGCGGGCCGGTCGTCCGGTCCCCTACAGTCGCCG includes these proteins:
- a CDS encoding SDR family NAD(P)-dependent oxidoreductase; this translates as MTDSDTLPTTPSLEDCLAVLGALSDLAPDAPERRAIERALASFNRSGRHRRRAEQRELRTRERTEVTERTALGAVDRVEDVALDDTGLPSCVGVVEMGLRCYICKQPYRRVDGFYHRLCPPCAAENRERRHARTDLSGRLALVTGGRVKVGHELVLKLLRDGAEVIVTSRFPHDTRRRFAAAPDHDLWAHRLRVHPIDLRDLGGLVAWCDRLVAEGRPLDILVNNAAQTIRRPASAYGPLLAAERAALGAGAFVPRFELGAAPGVPVPGYEPGSDPVPVDPAGLIPDRASANSWSQRVDEVDPVELLEVQLVNVTAPFVLVGRLLPLLRSAPAERRYIVNVSAVEGQFGRAYKSAGHPHTNMAKAALNMLTRTSAEELAARGVYMTSVDTGWITDEKPAPDKERVAAAGFRTPLDIVDGAARVYDPIVRGERGQAPYGCFLKDYRVAPW
- a CDS encoding PadR family transcriptional regulator, which codes for MRASILALLTERPMHGYEMIQEIGERTGGVWKPSPGSVYPTLQLLEDEGVIEGVEGSGRKLFTLTDAGREEAAALPEDTKPWDEASQGVDFEAVHDMRSAMHGIGDALRQLMSNGTEAQRAKALEVVTDTRKRLYLILAEAD